The following are encoded together in the Streptomyces sp. NBC_01465 genome:
- the rplV gene encoding 50S ribosomal protein L22 has translation MEARAQARYIRVTPMKARRVVDLIRGMDATEAQAVLRFAPQAASVPVGKVLDSAIANAAHNYDHPDASSLVISEAYVDEGPTLKRFRPRAQGRAYRIRKRTSHITVVVSSKEGTR, from the coding sequence ATGGAAGCCAGGGCCCAGGCGCGGTACATCCGCGTCACGCCCATGAAGGCCCGCCGAGTGGTGGACCTTATCCGTGGCATGGATGCCACGGAGGCTCAGGCGGTCCTGCGTTTCGCCCCGCAGGCCGCGAGCGTGCCGGTTGGCAAGGTGCTTGACAGCGCCATTGCCAACGCTGCACACAACTACGACCACCCGGACGCTTCTTCGCTGGTCATCAGCGAGGCGTACGTGGACGAGGGCCCGACCCTGAAGCGGTTCCGTCCGCGTGCTCAGGGCCGTGCCTACCGGATCCGTAAGCGGACCAGCCACATCACCGTGGTCGTCAGCAGCAAGGAAGGAACCCGGTAA
- the rplC gene encoding 50S ribosomal protein L3, protein MSKNIKGVLGEKLGMTQVWDENNRVVPVTVVKAGPCVVTQVRTNDNDGYESVQIAFGEIDPRKVNKPLKGHFAKADVTPRRHLVELRTPDASEYTLGQEITAEVFESGIKVDVTAKSKGKGFAGVMKRHNFKGGKASHGAHRVHRKPGSIGGCATPGRVFKGMRMAGRMGNERVTTQNLTVHAVDAEKGLLLIKGAVPGPNGGLVLVRTAAKGV, encoded by the coding sequence ATGAGCAAGAACATCAAGGGCGTCCTGGGCGAGAAGCTCGGCATGACCCAGGTCTGGGACGAGAACAACCGGGTTGTCCCGGTGACCGTCGTCAAGGCCGGTCCGTGCGTCGTGACGCAGGTCCGTACGAACGACAACGACGGCTACGAGTCGGTCCAGATCGCCTTCGGCGAGATTGACCCGCGCAAGGTGAACAAGCCCCTCAAGGGTCACTTCGCCAAGGCCGACGTGACCCCCCGCCGCCACCTGGTGGAGCTCCGCACCCCTGACGCCAGCGAGTACACGCTGGGCCAGGAGATCACTGCTGAGGTCTTCGAGTCGGGCATCAAGGTCGACGTGACCGCGAAGTCCAAGGGCAAGGGCTTCGCCGGTGTCATGAAGCGTCACAACTTCAAGGGCGGCAAGGCATCTCACGGTGCCCACCGCGTGCACCGCAAGCCTGGTTCCATCGGTGGCTGTGCCACCCCCGGCCGTGTCTTCAAGGGCATGCGCATGGCGGGTCGCATGGGCAACGAGCGGGTCACCACCCAGAACCTGACCGTCCACGCCGTTGACGCCGAGAAGGGTCTGCTGCTCATCAAGGGCGCCGTCCCCGGCCCCAACGGTGGCCTCGTCCTGGTCCGCACCGCGGCCAAGGGGGTTTGA
- a CDS encoding type Z 30S ribosomal protein S14, translating to MAKKSLIAKAARKPKFGVRAYTRCQRCGRPHSVYRKFGLCRVCLREMAHRGELPGVTKSSW from the coding sequence ATGGCGAAGAAGTCCCTTATCGCGAAGGCTGCTCGTAAGCCCAAGTTCGGTGTGCGCGCCTACACCCGCTGCCAGCGTTGTGGCCGCCCGCACTCCGTGTACCGCAAGTTCGGCCTGTGCCGCGTGTGCCTTCGTGAGATGGCTCACCGTGGCGAGCTGCCGGGCGTGACCAAGAGCTCCTGGTAA
- the rpsH gene encoding 30S ribosomal protein S8: MTMTDPIADMLTRLRNANSAYHDTVVMPHSKIKSHIAEILQQEGFITGWKVEDAEVGKSLVLDLKFGPNRERSIAGIKRISKPGLRVYAKSTSLPKVLGGLGVAIISTSHGLLTGQQASKKGVGGEVLAYVW, encoded by the coding sequence ATGACCATGACTGACCCCATCGCGGACATGCTCACGCGTCTGCGTAACGCTAACTCGGCGTACCACGACACCGTCGTGATGCCGCACAGCAAGATCAAGTCGCACATCGCGGAGATCCTCCAGCAGGAGGGCTTCATCACCGGCTGGAAGGTCGAGGACGCCGAGGTCGGCAAGTCCCTCGTGCTCGACCTGAAGTTCGGCCCGAACCGCGAGCGTTCGATCGCCGGCATCAAGCGCATCTCGAAGCCGGGTCTGCGTGTGTACGCGAAGTCCACCAGCCTGCCGAAGGTTCTCGGCGGCCTGGGCGTGGCGATCATCTCCACGTCCCACGGTCTCCTGACCGGCCAGCAGGCCAGCAAGAAGGGCGTAGGTGGGGAAGTCCTCGCCTACGTCTGGTAG
- the rplP gene encoding 50S ribosomal protein L16, translated as MLIPRRVKHRKQHHPKRSGMAKGGTEVAFGEYGIQALTPAYVTNRQIEAARIAMTRHIKRGGKVWINIYPDRPLTKKPAETRMGSGKGSPEWWIANVKPGRVMFELSYPNEKVAKEALTRAAHKLPMKCRIVRREAGES; from the coding sequence ATGCTGATCCCTCGTAGGGTCAAGCACCGCAAGCAGCACCACCCCAAGCGCAGTGGTATGGCCAAGGGTGGTACTGAGGTCGCATTCGGCGAGTACGGCATCCAGGCGCTCACGCCCGCGTATGTCACGAACCGCCAGATCGAGGCCGCTCGTATCGCGATGACCCGCCACATCAAGCGTGGCGGCAAGGTCTGGATCAACATTTACCCGGACCGTCCGCTCACCAAGAAGCCTGCTGAGACCCGCATGGGTTCCGGTAAGGGTTCTCCCGAGTGGTGGATCGCGAACGTCAAGCCCGGTCGGGTGATGTTCGAGCTGTCCTACCCGAATGAGAAGGTCGCTAAGGAGGCGCTCACCCGCGCCGCCCACAAGCTTCCGATGAAGTGCCGCATTGTGCGGCGCGAGGCAGGTGAGTCGTGA
- the rplE gene encoding 50S ribosomal protein L5 — MTTTTAPRLKLRYREEIAGKLREEFSYENVMQIPGLVKIVVNMGVGDAARDSKLIDGAIRDLTTITGQKPAVTKARKSIAQFKLREGQPIGCHVTLRGDRMWEFLDRTLSLALPRIRDFRGLSPKQFDGRGNYTFGLTEQVMFHEIDQDKIDRTRGMDITVVTTATNDDEGRALLRHLGFPFKEA; from the coding sequence ATGACTACCACCACCGCGCCGCGTCTGAAGCTGCGCTACCGCGAGGAGATCGCCGGCAAGCTGCGTGAGGAGTTCTCCTACGAGAACGTCATGCAGATCCCCGGTCTCGTCAAGATCGTGGTCAACATGGGTGTGGGCGACGCCGCCCGCGACTCCAAGCTGATCGACGGCGCTATCCGCGACCTCACCACGATCACTGGCCAGAAGCCGGCCGTCACCAAGGCCCGCAAGTCGATCGCGCAGTTCAAGCTGCGCGAGGGGCAGCCGATCGGCTGCCACGTCACCCTCCGTGGTGACCGCATGTGGGAGTTCCTGGACCGTACGCTGTCGCTCGCGCTGCCGCGTATCCGTGACTTCCGTGGTCTGTCGCCGAAGCAGTTCGACGGCCGTGGCAACTACACCTTCGGTCTCACCGAGCAGGTCATGTTCCACGAGATCGACCAGGACAAGATCGACCGTACCCGGGGCATGGACATCACCGTGGTCACCACGGCGACCAACGACGACGAGGGCCGCGCCCTCCTTCGTCACCTCGGCTTCCCGTTCAAGGAGGCGTAA
- the rplN gene encoding 50S ribosomal protein L14, which produces MIQQESRLRVADNTGAKEILTIRVLGGSGRRYAGIGDVIVATVKDAIPGGNVKKGDVVKAVIVRTVKERRRQDGSYIRFDENAAVILKNDGDPRGTRIFGPVGRELREKKFMKIISLAPEVL; this is translated from the coding sequence GTGATCCAGCAGGAGTCGCGACTGCGTGTCGCCGACAACACGGGTGCGAAGGAAATTCTCACCATCCGTGTTCTCGGTGGTTCGGGTCGCCGCTACGCGGGCATCGGTGACGTCATCGTCGCCACCGTCAAGGACGCGATCCCCGGCGGCAACGTGAAGAAGGGTGACGTCGTCAAGGCTGTCATCGTTCGCACCGTCAAGGAGCGTCGTCGTCAGGACGGCTCGTACATCCGCTTCGACGAGAACGCCGCCGTCATTCTGAAGAACGACGGCGACCCTCGCGGCACCCGTATCTTCGGCCCGGTGGGCCGTGAGCTGCGCGAGAAGAAGTTCATGAAGATCATCTCGCTCGCGCCGGAGGTGCTGTAA
- the rplW gene encoding 50S ribosomal protein L23, producing the protein MAETVTSKTFTDPRDVLVKPVVSEKSYALLDENKYTFIVAPGSNKTQIKQAVEAVFSVKVTGVNTINRQGKRKRTRTGFGKRADTKRAIVTLAEGDRIDIFGGPTA; encoded by the coding sequence ATGGCTGAGACCGTCACCAGCAAGACCTTCACGGACCCGCGCGACGTTCTCGTCAAGCCGGTTGTTTCCGAGAAGAGCTACGCGCTGCTCGACGAGAACAAGTACACGTTCATCGTCGCGCCCGGCTCCAACAAGACCCAGATCAAGCAGGCCGTGGAAGCGGTCTTCTCGGTCAAGGTCACCGGGGTCAACACGATCAACCGGCAGGGCAAGCGCAAGCGCACCCGCACCGGTTTCGGCAAGCGCGCTGACACCAAGCGCGCCATCGTGACCCTTGCCGAGGGCGACCGTATCGACATCTTCGGCGGTCCGACCGCCTAA
- the rplF gene encoding 50S ribosomal protein L6, whose protein sequence is MSRIGKLPIPVPAGVDVTIDGRTVAVKGPKGSLTHTVAAPIEIVKGEDGVLNVTRPNDERQNKALHGLSRTLVANMITGVTTGYTKALEISGVGYRVQAKGSNLEFALGYSHPIVIEAPEGITFKVESPTKLSVEGIDKQKVGEVAANIRKLRKPDPYKAKGVKYAGEVIRRKVGKAGK, encoded by the coding sequence ATGTCGCGTATCGGCAAGCTCCCCATCCCGGTTCCCGCTGGTGTGGACGTCACCATCGACGGCCGCACGGTTGCGGTGAAGGGCCCCAAGGGTTCCCTCACGCACACCGTTGCCGCGCCGATCGAGATTGTTAAGGGCGAGGACGGCGTTCTCAACGTCACCCGTCCCAACGACGAGCGTCAGAACAAGGCCCTCCACGGCCTGTCCCGCACGCTGGTGGCGAACATGATCACCGGCGTGACCACGGGTTACACCAAGGCGCTCGAGATCAGCGGTGTCGGTTACCGCGTCCAGGCGAAGGGCTCCAACCTGGAGTTCGCGCTCGGATACAGCCACCCCATCGTGATCGAGGCCCCCGAAGGCATCACCTTCAAGGTCGAGTCGCCCACGAAGCTCAGCGTCGAGGGCATCGACAAGCAGAAGGTCGGCGAGGTCGCCGCTAACATCCGCAAGCTGCGGAAGCCCGACCCGTACAAGGCCAAGGGCGTCAAGTACGCCGGCGAGGTCATCCGCCGCAAGGTCGGAAAGGCGGGTAAGTAA
- the rpsJ gene encoding 30S ribosomal protein S10 translates to MAGQKIRIRLKAYDHEVIDSSAKKIVETVTRTGASVAGPVPLPTEKNVYCVIKSPHKYKDAREHFEMRTHKRLIDILDPTPKTVDSLMRLDLPAGVDIEIKL, encoded by the coding sequence ATGGCGGGACAGAAGATCCGCATCCGGCTCAAGGCCTACGACCACGAGGTCATCGACTCCTCGGCGAAGAAGATCGTCGAGACGGTGACCCGCACTGGTGCGTCGGTCGCAGGCCCGGTGCCGCTGCCCACTGAGAAGAACGTGTACTGCGTCATCAAGTCGCCGCACAAGTACAAGGACGCGCGCGAGCACTTTGAGATGCGCACGCACAAGCGCCTCATCGACATTCTCGACCCCACGCCGAAGACGGTTGACTCGCTGATGCGTCTCGACCTGCCGGCCGGTGTCGACATCGAGATCAAGCTCTGA
- the rplB gene encoding 50S ribosomal protein L2 has product MGIRKYKPTTPGRRGSSVADFVEITRSTPEKSLVRPLHSKGGRNNTGRITVRHQGGGHKRAYRVIDFRRHDKDGVPAKVAHIEYDPNRTARIALLHYADGEKRYILAPAKLGQGDRIENGPGADIKPGNNLPLRNIPVGTTIHAIEMRPGGGAKIARSAGSSVQLLAKEGAYAHLRMPSGEVRLVDVRCRATIGEVGNAEQSNINWGKAGRMRWKGVRPTVRGVAMNPVDHPHGGGEGKTSGGRHPVSPWGQKEGRTRSPKKASSKYIVRRRKSNKKR; this is encoded by the coding sequence ATGGGAATCCGCAAGTACAAGCCGACTACGCCGGGCCGTCGTGGCTCTTCCGTAGCCGACTTTGTCGAGATCACGCGGTCCACGCCGGAGAAGTCGCTGGTTCGCCCTCTGCACAGCAAGGGCGGCCGTAACAACACCGGCCGGATCACGGTTCGTCACCAGGGTGGTGGCCACAAGCGCGCCTACCGAGTGATCGACTTCCGTCGTCACGACAAGGACGGCGTGCCGGCGAAGGTCGCTCACATCGAGTACGACCCGAACCGCACCGCCCGCATCGCGCTGCTGCACTACGCAGACGGCGAGAAGCGCTACATCCTCGCCCCGGCCAAGCTCGGCCAGGGTGACCGGATTGAGAACGGCCCTGGCGCCGACATCAAGCCGGGCAACAACCTGCCGCTGCGCAACATCCCGGTGGGTACGACCATCCACGCCATCGAGATGCGCCCCGGCGGCGGAGCGAAGATTGCCCGTTCCGCGGGTTCTTCGGTCCAGCTCCTGGCGAAGGAGGGCGCTTACGCCCACCTTCGTATGCCCTCCGGCGAGGTTCGCCTGGTCGACGTCCGCTGCCGCGCCACCATTGGCGAGGTCGGCAACGCCGAGCAGTCGAACATCAACTGGGGCAAGGCCGGCCGTATGCGCTGGAAGGGCGTTCGCCCGACCGTTCGCGGTGTCGCGATGAACCCGGTCGACCACCCGCACGGTGGTGGTGAGGGTAAGACCTCCGGTGGTCGCCACCCGGTCTCCCCGTGGGGTCAGAAGGAGGGTCGTACTCGCTCGCCGAAGAAGGCATCGAGCAAGTACATCGTCCGCCGCCGCAAGTCGAACAAGAAGCGCTAG
- the rpsC gene encoding 30S ribosomal protein S3, translating into MGQKVNPHGFRLGITTDFKSRWYADKLYKDYVKEDVAIRRMMTSGMERAGISKVEIERTRDRVRVDIHTARPGIVIGRRGAEADRIRGDLEKLTGKQVQLNILEVKNPEMDAQLVAQAVAEQLSSRVSFRRAMRKSMQGTMKAGAKGIKIQCGGRLGGAEMSRSEFYREGRVPLHTLRANVDYGFFEAKTTFGRIGVKVWIYKGDVKNIAEVRAENAAARAGNRPARGAGAGGDRPAGRGGRGGERGGRGGRKPQQSAPAAEAPKADAPAAAAPAESTGTEA; encoded by the coding sequence ATGGGCCAGAAGGTAAACCCGCACGGGTTCCGACTCGGCATTACCACCGACTTCAAGTCGCGTTGGTACGCCGACAAGCTGTACAAGGACTACGTCAAGGAAGACGTCGCCATCCGCAGGATGATGACGTCCGGCATGGAGCGCGCCGGCATCTCGAAGGTTGAGATCGAGCGCACCCGTGACCGCGTGCGTGTGGACATCCACACCGCTCGTCCGGGCATCGTCATCGGCCGCCGTGGCGCCGAGGCCGACCGCATCCGCGGTGACCTCGAGAAGCTCACGGGCAAGCAGGTCCAGCTGAACATCCTCGAGGTCAAGAACCCCGAGATGGACGCTCAGCTGGTTGCCCAGGCCGTTGCCGAGCAGCTCTCCTCCCGCGTCTCCTTCCGTCGCGCCATGCGTAAGAGCATGCAGGGCACGATGAAGGCCGGCGCCAAGGGCATCAAGATCCAGTGCGGCGGTCGCCTCGGCGGCGCCGAGATGTCCCGCTCGGAGTTCTACCGCGAGGGTCGTGTGCCGCTGCACACGCTCCGCGCGAACGTGGACTACGGGTTCTTCGAGGCCAAGACGACCTTCGGTCGCATTGGTGTCAAGGTCTGGATCTACAAGGGCGACGTCAAGAACATCGCCGAGGTCCGCGCCGAGAACGCTGCAGCCCGTGCGGGTAACCGCCCGGCCCGTGGCGCCGGCGCTGGCGGCGACCGTCCCGCCGGCCGTGGTGGCCGTGGTGGCGAGCGCGGCGGCCGTGGTGGCCGCAAGCCGCAGCAGTCCGCGCCGGCAGCCGAGGCCCCCAAGGCCGACGCTCCCGCCGCCGCTGCTCCGGCCGAGAGCACCGGAACGGAGGCCTGA
- the rpsQ gene encoding 30S ribosomal protein S17 — translation MSEKTVTETTENSAAGDRGFRKTREGLVVSDKMDKTVVVAVEDRVKHALYGKVIRRTNKLKAHDEANAAGIGDRVLLMETRPLSATKRWRVIEILEKAK, via the coding sequence ATGAGCGAGAAGACTGTGACTGAGACGACTGAGAACTCTGCTGCGGGCGACCGCGGTTTCCGCAAGACCCGTGAGGGTCTGGTCGTCAGCGACAAGATGGACAAGACCGTCGTCGTCGCTGTCGAGGACCGTGTCAAGCACGCGCTGTACGGCAAGGTCATCCGCCGTACGAACAAGCTCAAGGCACACGATGAGGCCAACGCTGCCGGCATCGGTGACCGCGTTCTCCTGATGGAGACGCGGCCGCTGTCCGCCACGAAGCGCTGGCGCGTCATCGAGATCCTCGAGAAGGCCAAGTAA
- the rpsS gene encoding 30S ribosomal protein S19, protein MPRSLKKGPFVDGHLVKKVDVQNEAGSKNVIKTWSRRSMIIPSMLGHTIAVHNGKIHVPVFVTESMVGHKLGEFAPTRTFRGHVKDDRKSKRR, encoded by the coding sequence ATGCCGCGCAGTCTCAAGAAGGGGCCTTTCGTCGACGGACACCTTGTCAAGAAGGTGGACGTACAGAACGAGGCAGGCTCCAAGAACGTCATCAAGACCTGGTCCCGGCGCTCGATGATCATCCCCAGCATGCTGGGGCACACCATCGCGGTGCACAACGGCAAGATCCACGTCCCGGTGTTCGTCACCGAGTCGATGGTCGGCCACAAGCTCGGCGAGTTTGCGCCGACCCGCACCTTCCGCGGCCACGTCAAGGACGACCGCAAGTCGAAGCGCCGCTAA
- the rplD gene encoding 50S ribosomal protein L4 has product MSTIDILSPAGDKTGTVELPAEIFDAKVSIPLIHQVVVAQLAAARQGTHKTKTRGEVRGGGKKPYRQKGTGRARQGSTRAPQFAGGGVVHGPQPRDYSQRTPKKMKAAALRGALTDRARNARIHVVSDVVEGAVSTKAAKSLLGKVSERKHVLLIAERSDEAAWLSARNLPQVHLLEPGQLNTYDVLVSDDVVFTKAAFESFVSGPKATTETEGSDV; this is encoded by the coding sequence ATGAGCACCATTGACATCCTTTCGCCGGCAGGCGACAAGACCGGTACCGTCGAGCTCCCCGCGGAGATCTTCGACGCCAAGGTCAGCATTCCGCTGATCCACCAGGTCGTCGTCGCGCAGCTGGCCGCGGCCCGTCAGGGCACGCACAAGACCAAGACTCGTGGCGAGGTCCGTGGTGGCGGTAAGAAGCCTTACCGCCAGAAGGGCACCGGCCGCGCGCGTCAGGGTTCGACCCGTGCGCCGCAGTTCGCCGGCGGTGGCGTCGTCCACGGCCCGCAGCCGCGTGACTACTCGCAGCGGACCCCCAAGAAGATGAAGGCTGCCGCCCTGCGCGGTGCCCTCACCGACCGGGCCCGCAACGCTCGCATCCACGTCGTCTCCGACGTGGTCGAGGGCGCGGTTTCCACGAAGGCCGCCAAGTCCCTGCTGGGCAAGGTCAGCGAGCGCAAGCACGTGCTCCTGATTGCCGAGCGTTCGGACGAGGCCGCGTGGCTGTCCGCCCGCAACCTGCCCCAGGTGCACCTCCTGGAGCCGGGCCAGCTGAACACGTACGACGTGCTCGTCTCCGACGACGTGGTCTTCACCAAGGCCGCCTTCGAGTCCTTCGTGTCTGGCCCCAAGGCCACCACTGAGACCGAAGGGAGTGACGTCTGA
- the rplX gene encoding 50S ribosomal protein L24, translating into MKIKKGDLVQVITGKDKGKQGKVIMAIPTENRVLVEGVNRVKKHTKAGQTARGSQTGGIVTTEAPVHVSNVQLVVEKDGKKVVTRVGFRFDDEGNKIRVAKRTGEDI; encoded by the coding sequence ATGAAGATCAAGAAGGGCGACCTGGTTCAGGTCATCACCGGTAAGGACAAGGGCAAGCAGGGCAAGGTCATCATGGCCATCCCTACTGAGAACCGTGTCCTGGTCGAGGGTGTCAACCGGGTCAAGAAGCACACCAAGGCCGGTCAGACCGCTCGCGGTTCGCAGACCGGCGGCATCGTGACGACCGAGGCTCCGGTCCACGTCAGCAACGTGCAGCTGGTTGTTGAGAAGGACGGCAAGAAGGTCGTTACTCGCGTCGGCTTCCGTTTCGACGACGAGGGCAACAAGATCCGCGTTGCCAAGCGCACCGGTGAGGACATCTGA
- the rplR gene encoding 50S ribosomal protein L18, producing the protein MAYGVKIAKGDAYKRAAIKRRHIRVRKHVSGTPERPRLVVTRSNRNIVAQVIDDIAGHTLASASTLDTSIRGGEADKSAQAQKVGALVAERAKAAGVEAVVFDRGGNRYAGRIAALADAAREAGLKF; encoded by the coding sequence ATGGCATACGGTGTAAAGATCGCCAAGGGTGACGCGTACAAGCGCGCTGCCATCAAGCGTCGCCACATCCGCGTCCGCAAGCACGTCTCCGGTACGCCGGAGCGTCCTCGTCTGGTCGTGACGCGCTCCAACCGCAACATCGTTGCTCAGGTCATCGACGACATCGCGGGCCACACGCTCGCTTCGGCGTCGACCCTGGACACTTCGATCCGTGGTGGCGAGGCCGACAAGAGCGCCCAGGCACAGAAGGTCGGCGCACTTGTCGCCGAGCGTGCCAAGGCTGCTGGTGTCGAGGCCGTCGTGTTCGACCGTGGTGGCAACAGGTACGCCGGGCGCATTGCCGCTCTGGCTGACGCCGCCCGCGAAGCCGGGCTGAAGTTCTAA
- the rpmC gene encoding 50S ribosomal protein L29, with product MAAGTKATELRELNDEDLVAKLREAKEELFNLRFQAATGQLENHGRLKSVRKDIARVYTLMRERELGIETVESV from the coding sequence ATGGCGGCCGGTACCAAGGCGACCGAGCTGCGTGAGCTGAACGACGAGGACCTCGTCGCCAAGCTCCGTGAGGCCAAGGAAGAGCTGTTCAACCTCCGCTTTCAGGCGGCGACCGGGCAGCTCGAGAACCACGGTCGGCTCAAGTCCGTCCGTAAGGACATCGCCCGGGTCTACACCCTGATGCGTGAGCGCGAGCTCGGTATCGAGACGGTGGAGAGCGTCTGA